The following coding sequences are from one Cervus canadensis isolate Bull #8, Minnesota chromosome 4, ASM1932006v1, whole genome shotgun sequence window:
- the SLC6A7 gene encoding sodium-dependent proline transporter → MKKLQGAHLRKPVTPDLLMTPSDQGDVDLDMDFAADRGNWTGKLDFLLSCIGYCVGLGNVWRFPYRAYTNGGGAFLVPYFLMLAICGIPLFFLELSLGQFSSLGPLAVWKISPLFKGAGAAMLLIVGLVAVYYNMIIAYVLFYLLASLTSTLPWEHCGNWWNTDLCLEHRGSTDGNGALPLNLTSTVSPSEEYWSRYVLHIQGSQGIGSPGHIRWNLCLCLLLAWVIVFLCILKGVKSSGKVVYFTATFPYLILLMLLVRGVTLPGAWKGIQFYLTPQFHHLLSSKVWIEAALQIFYSLGVGFGGLLTFASYNTFHQNIYRDTFIVTLGNAITSILAGFAIFSVLGYMSQELGVPVDQVAKAGPGLAFVVYPQAMTMLPLSPFWSFLFFFMLLTLGLDSQFAFLETIVTAITDEFPYYLRPKKAVFSGLICVAMYLMGLVLTTDGGMYWLVLLDDYSASFGLMVVVITTCLAVTRVYGIQRFCRDIHMMLGFKPGFYFRACWLFLSPATLLALLVYSIVKYQPSVYGSYRFPAWAELLGILMGLLSCLMIPAGMLVAVLREEGSLWERLQQASRPTMDWGPSLEENRTGMYVATLVGSQSPKPLMVHMRKYGGITSFENTAIEVDREIAEEEESMM, encoded by the exons CCTGTCACTCCAGACCTGCTGATGACCCCAAGCGACCAGGGCGATGTAGACCTGGACATGGACTTTGCTGCAGACCGGGGGAACTGGACAGGCAAGCTGGACTTCCTGCTGTCCTGCATTGGCTACTGTGTCGGCCTGGGGAACGTCTGGCGTTTTCCCTATCGAGCCTATACCAATGGAGGAG GCGCCTTCCTTGTACCCTACTTCCTCATGCTGGCCATCTGCGGCATCCCCCTCTTCTTCCTTGAGCTCTCTCTGGGCCAGTTCTCCAGTCTGGGACCCCTGGCTGTCTGGAAAATCAGCCCGCTCTTCAAAG GTGCCGGTGCAGCCATGCTGCTCATCGTGGGCCTGGTGGCCGTCTACTACAACATGATTATCGCCTACGTGCTCTTCTACCTCCTCGCCTCCCTCACCAGCACCCTGCCCTGGGAACACTGCGGCAACTGGTGGAACACGGACCTCTGCCTCGAGCACAGAGGCTCCACGGATGGCAACGGGGCCCTGCCCCTCAACCTCACCAGCACTGTCAGCCCCAGCGAGGAGTACTGGAG CCGCTACGTCCTCCACATCCAAGGAAGCCAGGGCATCGGAAGTCCCGGGCACATCCGCTGGAACCTCTGCCTTTGCCTGCTGCTCGCCTGGGTCATCGTGTTCCTCTGTATCCTCAAGGGTGTGAAGTCCTCGGGCAAG GTGGTGTATTTCACGGCCACGTTCCCCTACCTCATTCTGCTCATGCTGCTGGTCCGTGGAGTCACCCTCCCTGGGGCCTGGAAGGGCATCCAGTTCTATCTTACCCCTCAGTTCCACCACCTGTTGTCTTCCAAG GTGTGGATCGAAGCTGCTCTTCAGATCTTCTACTCCTTGGGTGTGGGCTTCGGGGGGCTCCTCACCTTTGCCTCCTACAACACATTTCACCAGAATATCTATAG AGACACCTTCATTGTCACCCTGGGCAACGCCATCACCAGCATCTTGGCTGGCTTTGCCATCTTCTCTGTGCTGGGCTACATGTCTCAGGAGCTGGGTGTACCTGTGGACCAAGTAGCCAAAGCAG GCCCTGGCCTGGCCTTTGTCGTCTACCCACAGGCCATGACCATGCTGCCTCTGTCACCCTTCTGGTCCTTCCTGTTCTTCTTCATGCTGCTGACTCTCGGCTTGGACAGCCAG TTTGCCTTCTTGGAGACCATTGTGACAGCTATTACGGACGAGTTCCCATACTACCTTCGGCCCAAGAAGGCTGTGTTCTCGGGGCTCATCTGCGTGGCCATGTACCTGATGGGGCTGGTCCTCACCACAGAT GGGGGCATGTACTGGCTGGTCCTTCTGGACGACTACAGCGCCAGCTTCgggctgatggtggtggtgatcacCACGTGCCTCGCCGTCACCCGGGTGTATG GCATCCAGAGGTTCTGCCGGGACATCCACATGATGCTGGGCTTCAAGCCGGGCTTCTACTTCAGGGCCTGCTGGCTGTTCCTGTCCCCAGCCACGCTCCTG GCCCTGCTGGTGTATAGCATCGTCAAGTACCAGCCCTCAGTGTATGGCAGCTACCGCTTCCCAGCCTGGGCGGAGCTGCTGGGCATCCTGATGGGCCTGCTGTCCTGCCTCATGATCCCAGCTGGCATGCTGGTAGCCGTGCTTCGAGAGGAGGGCTCGCTCTGGGAG CGGCTTCAGCAGGCGAGCCGGCCGACCATGGATTGGGGCCCATCACTGGAGGAGAACCGGACAGGCATGTACGTGGCTACACTGGTTGGGAGCCAGTCACCCAAGCCATTGATGGTGCACATGCGCAAGTACGGGGGCATCACCAGCTTCGAGAACACGGCTATCGAAGTAGACCGTGAGATTGCAGAGGAGGAGGAATCCATGATGTGA